The DNA window CTACCACGTCGATAGGTCGGGTGTGGAAGTGCAGTAATGCATGAAGCTAACCGATACTAATAACCTAATCGGCTTGATCTCCTTCTCTGATCATCATTACTTACTCTATTCCCCTCTCTTCATGAGTCGGGAAATGCAATCCAAGTTCTCAATTCATAAAAAATAACGACTCTGAATAAAATCTTCAATAACTATTCAGATCTACTAAATACACCAAAATTATATATCTCTTACGCAACTCTCATAAAATCTCTCATACAAAATCTAATATATCCCCACAAGTTAGACACAATAAACTCTTATAAATAAGTGATTTGTAACCCTGCCCTTCAAATCTATACCCTCTATAAAGTAGTTTTAGCTACTATGTTAATTTTATCATTCAAGAGCTAGAGCTGAGCCTAAACAATATTGGAGTTAAGTAATGAGTCAAGTGATTATTTTAGGGTCTGCGCGCAGTTCTGGGAATACACGCAAAGCGGTTGATGATATGTTAAGCCAAGCATCCATCGATATGATTGATTTAAATGAGCTGTCAATCCACCCATTTCATTATGATTTTCAGCATCATGATGATGATTTTATCCCCTTAATAGAACAGCTTCTTTCTTATGATACTTGGATTATAGCAACACCAGTCTATTGGTACTCAACAAGCACAATTCATAAAATTTTTCTAGATCGTTTAACGGATCTTTTGATCCATCGAAAGGATCTAGGCCGAGGGTTGCGTGGCAAGAAAATATATGTACTTGCGAGTTATGGCACATCACTGCCAGATGGATTTGTTGATATGTTCACACAAATATGCACTTATTTAGGTATGGAGTACCTAGGAACGTCATTTATTTATAGCGGAAATGAGAATTCTGACTTATTGTCTTTAAATTCAGAACAATTAACCAATGCTCGTAAAGTGCTTGGGATTAATTCATCATTGAGTGAATAGTTTAATGAATCATCTTCTTACACGTTGATTACTTTCCTCCTTGCTTTTCCTTATTGCCCCAGCTACCCTGAATAAAATTAGCACACGAGGAATATACCATGAATCGCATTATCATAAGCATCTGTTTGCTCTTATCATTTGTCGTTACTGCAACACAATCTTTTGCTGAAACATTTAACATCAACGATATTCAGTACCTCATTACTGAAATAGAAGAAGAGGCTGCAGAGCTTGCGGGCGGTGCCGTAGCAATCATCTCAAATGATCAAGTTGTTTATAAAAAAACATTCGGACATACAAAAGCCGGCGGAGCGCCTATTGATGAGAATACACTTTTTGCTCTTGCGTCTGTCTCAAAGCCTATTGTCTCAACGTCGCTTGCAGCTCTGGCTGATAAGGGCAAAGTCAAATTTGATGATCAAATCGCAATCAATGGTCTCAACTTACCCTTGAAATCTGTGCTGAGTCATACAACCGGCTACAGAGTGCGTGGAGACGCCGATATTGAAAAAGGCGTGAGCCGAAAAACGCTTCTTGGTTTACTCAATAAAGACACCCCAAAATCAGGCACATCTTATTCCTACAGCAATACTGTTTATAGCCTTACAGAAGATTATGCACAATCAAAAGGCTATAATATGAATGAGCTGATGTCTGGGCTTAATATCGGTTCAACAGTTTTACCTGCCAAATCAAACAATCTTGCCCTGCCTCATGGGGCGGATAAGACAAAATTAAATTTCCCTTCGAATTATCAAAAAATTGTTCCAGCATCGGCGGGTGTTTTTGCCTCCCTGAATGGAATGATCGAATTTGTACAGATTATTTCAGGGAATAGACCAAATGTTGTCTCGCAAAAAACACTGGCTCAGTTATTCACGCCTGTTGCCCAGGCTGACGATGTCTTCACTTGGAATATTTTGCCATTCAAAAACCAGGATGTAAATTCATCCTATTGTCTAGGCTGGAGAAAAGTCTCATTAAAATCAGATGCAAAATCGGCACTGGTTTTCCATTCCGGTCGTATTAATGGGGCAACAGCTTTTGTCGGGATCATTCCTGACTCGAAAATAGGAATTGTTATCATGGCAAACCAAACCTCAAGCTTTCCTCTCAGAAATGGTCTTAAAATTTGGAAGGAAGTTGTGCTGGCGCATCAATGATCACTCTTACATTCAAACCCTTAAGCGAATCACATTTCCCGCTTCTTTTAAAGTGGCTGGAGGCGCCACATGTGAAAAAATGGTGGGATAGGGGTATCGCTTATACGCTTGATTTGGTGACGGAAAAATATGGGGATTATGTGAAGGGCTATAAGGCTGTTGATGGGGCTCAAAAACCAATAGAGGCGTTTGTTATTTGTGCAAACAATGTTCCTGTCGGATATATTCAGATATACAATGCCTATGATTTTCCGAGATATAAAAGCCTAACAGGCTTGCCAGAAAAGTTAGGCGCTATTGATCTTTTCATCGGAGAGGAAAAATATTTAGGGCAAAACATTGGCTCACAAGCCATTTCTCAATTTTCTCAGCAAAATGCGAATCGTTTTTCGCATATTTTCGTGGACCCGGATGTGCACAATATTGCGGCCATCAGAACCTATGAAAAAGCTGGATTTAAAAAAATATCGATACAACAAGAACCTGATACTATTTGGATGATCTTGAAAAGTGATCTTACGAAAAGAGGTTTGATATCATGAAATATGCCTTGATGCTTATGGGTTTTGTCATGTGTCTTCTATCTTTCCAGGTAAGTGCCGAGGAGATATCAGATCAAGATTGGGTGCTTCGCGCAGAGCGCGGGGATGCAGAGGCGATTTATATGCTTGGTTACAAAGGCATTGGAGAAAAAGGACCAAATTATTATTATGAAATGGCAGCTAGAAAAGGTCATCCGGAAGCGATCACCCATATGCTAGATGCTCTCTTGTTTAGAGCAGATGAAAATGCTGATGTCCAAAAGGCGAAGGAATTTTCAGATATTGCCCGGAAGATGAAAATTGAATCACAAATTTATCGTAACCTTGATGTGGTTGATATTTGTGCAAAAGCAGGAAAGCCAGATGTGATGGCTCAGGGTCAGATCTATCCCGATCCATCGTTTGAAACATGTAAGGATGAGCACAAGAATCCAGAGACTCTTAAAACTTGCCTCTTGCAGCGAGGAAATAACATTGATATGGCAATGATTTACGCCAATGGTATTTATGTTCAGCAAGATTTATGGAAGGCCATTTCTTATGCCTGTCATGGCTGCTCTATTCCGGCGGAATTACAATCGATGGTTAAAACATTACATAAAGCGACAGAGACGGGCACGCTCGACCAGCCATTTTCATTTTGTGATCATGCCACAGGCACGCATTCAACAACAGCCTGTTATCAAACAAAAGTTGCTGATGATCAGCGTCAGCTTTACACCGAACTTGATTCGCTTGCTTCGTTATTCGATGAGGATGAAAAAAAATTATATGAGGCATTACAAGAAAAAGCTTTTGCCTTTTTTGATCGCAGAGCCTCAAGTGAGCAAGATCTCAGCGGAAGTATGCGTGGGATCTTTCAAACTGAATGGGAATTTGATCAAAGACAGTTTTTTCTTGAGACGCTGAAGAAGCTTGAAACGCAAGCTTTGACATTGTCTCATAAAGACTCTGTAAAAGCACAAAAGGCAATGGATCAATCTTATGAAAAAGTCATTCATTCGCTGAAAATAGAAACAGAGAAAAGAACTGCTGATGGCATGAGTCCAATCATTGAGGTCGAAGATGTGCAAATGACACAAGCAGGCTGGACAGAGTTTCAAGAAGCTTTTACAGCATTTGCAGCAAAACGCTATCCTAAAATGAATCAAGATCATTTTAAAGCCTGGCTTTTTGAGCAGCGGATTGAGCAGCTAAATAAACTTTTAATAGGATTGTGAGGATAAGTGATACCAACTCCTGAACTCGTCCAAAAACTCATATCGGAGCAATTTCCGCAATATGCACATTTGCCTATAAGCGAGGTTGAAAGGCAAGGGCATGATAATTACACCTATCGTCTTGGCGAGGAGATGCTCGTTCGCCTGCCTTCGGCGGTCTGCTATGCAGAGAAAATTGCAATTGAATATGATCTGCTCCCAAAATTAGCAAAGCATCTTAGTTTTAAAATTCCATCACCTTTGAAGATAGGTGCGCCATCATCAGATTTTCCCTATGCATTTTCACTCTACAAATGGCTTACTGGAAAAAGCCTTAATTTACTTGCTCTGAATGAGAGTGAAAATGAGCAATTGGCCTCTGATCTAGCGCAGTTTTTGAAAGAGCTACAAGCCATTACGGATGTCTCAGGCCCTCTCCCAGGCCAGCATAATTTTTGGCGTGGAGATCATATCAGTGTTTATGACAAAGACTTTAGAGCGCAGATAGCGAAGCTTGCGGATATTATCGATGGTGATAAAGCAATGGATTTATGGGAGAGAGCCTGCGCCACAAAATGGGAAAAGGCTCCAGTTTGGATTCATGGTGATTTTGCAATCGGGAATTTTTTGATTGAAAAGGGCAAGCTGTCTGCTGTCATTGATTTTGGAGGGGTTGCCATTGGCGATCCGGCCTGTGATCTTGTCATTGCTTGGACATATTTTTCTGGAAAGGCGCGATCGATTTTTATAAATGAGAATGAGCAAGATCCAGATACTTGGCTCAGAGCGCGCGCATGGGCACTGTGGAAAGCAACTTTTGAATTATGTGAGTTGAATGATCATCAGGGCCGAGGGGCTGCCCTGCAAATGACAATTATTGATAATGTGATGAATGCATAAATAAAAGGAGATCCTATGTCCGCAATTGAAATGAACCCAGAGGTTCTGACTGCAGAAGAATTTGTAGCGCTTTGTCCCAAAGAGACTGTCAGGTCGGTTTATGTGAGTATGAAAGTTTTAGGGCCTATTAAGGGCCTATTATGTCATCGATGTAAGGCCGATATATACAAATATCTTCTTGCCTTTGATGACTGGTGTCCAGAAGTGCATGATCAAGAGCTTAAGAGCCGAAGAGTCTATCGAGATATATCGAATGTTCGTAAGTGTTTTGAGGGAGAGGCAGGTCAATATTGGGCAAGTAAATCACAAATGGCAGAAGTTTATCCCCATTTCAAAGCCTATGTATCAGGCTTGATTCAAGAGGAAGAACAAGCTTATTTGAACATGAGGACAATCGATGTCACGATTGAAAATATACCCTATATTCTGAGTAACATGCTCCATACCTATGAGGAGGGGTTTTATCCCATTCAACATTCTCATCGCATTTATTTAGACCAGCTCTCATTCGATTATTTTTTGAGAAAAAGTGCAGATGTGATCCCTCAAGTTGAAGAGGTATCAAAATGGGATCCTGAGGCAAATGAAATCAAAAAATATCGTAGGATCAGACACCCTGTTTTTTTGTTTAAAAAACACTTTAAGGCTTTTGAGGAAGCAAGACATCATGCACTCTCCGTTTTAGGTCTTTCACGTGATCAAATGAATGAGAAAAATGCAGAATTTATTGAGATCTATCAAGAGTTCAGAAGAGAGATTCAAAGGACGGATAGGCAGGCCATTCATTTTTCCTTTCATGATAAAAATCTGATTCTTCTGCCGCCTGAAGTGTATGAATTAGACAAGCTTGAAACCCTAGATTTGAGCGAGAATCATCTTGCATCCTTGCCGCCGGGCATTTCGGCTTTGCAAAATTTGCGGAGCATTGATTTGCGTGGGAGTCACCTACTTTTTTTGCCTGTTGGTGAGCTTTGTACTTTAAAACAGTTAAAAACAATCTATGTTTGTGAGCCCCAAGGTTTTGTTTCGATGATGCCCCCAATCTATTCTCAAAAACTAAGAGATGCTGGTATTGAGCTCATCGCTGCTGGCCTTATGATGAGTGCGATTAAGTTTTAGATGTTCTTTTTGTCTATTTAAGCTGCAGAAGACAGTTTTTGGATGCACTTGTTGAGATTGTCAACGCCATTAGAGGCTTGTTGCATATTTGAGGCAATCTCTCTTGTGACAGCGCTTTGCTCTTCAATGGCTGATGCAACAGCGCCAACAGATTGTTTTACAGCTCCTGTGGCTTGATTCACTGATGCTGCGCTTTCTGCTGCTTGAGTGGACATGTCTTGTAAGATTGAGATTTTGCCAGCAATATCATCTGTCGCCTTGCTGACTTCATTTGCAAGATTTTTGACTTCTGATGCAACAACGGCAAAGCCTTTACCAGCATCTCCTGCACGGGAGGCTTCAATTGTTGCATTCAAGGCCAAAAGATTTACTTGCCCTGCGATATTGCGAATCATATCAACAACTGTTTCCATTGATTTGGTTGTATTTTGAAGAGAAAGCATGATGTCATTTGTCTCTTGAATTTTATGCGCAATATCCGTCACGGCATTGTTAGAGGTTGACATGTTTGAGCTGATTTCTGCAACAGATGCTGTCATTTCTTCTGCCGCACCAGCAACAGCTTGTATTGTTTCATGCATTTGTGATGTGAGATTTCGAGAATCGATGCGTGCAGACATTTGTCCTGTGATATCTGTTGCGAATTTGACAACTTTAAAGGGCCTTCCATTCATGTCTAAGATAGGATTGTAAGAGGCAATAATCCACACTTCTCTGCCATTTTTACCGATTCTTTTATATTCACCAGACTGATATTCGCCCGCATTTAGTTTCGCCCAAAATTCTTTATATGCATCACTTTGTGCATAAGCAGGTTCTGTAAAGATACGATGGTGCTTGCCTTGAATATCTTCAAGTGTATATCCCATTGCATCCAAAAAGTTTTTATTTGCCTTGATAATTGTTCCATCTAGATGAAAATGAATAACAGCTTGAGATTTATCTGCTGCATTAATTTGTCCGCTGTAATCAGCATCTTGGAACTTTTGTTTTGTGATGTCAGTTGCATATTTGACAATTTTAAAAGGCTTTCCATCCATATCTAGAATAGGGTTGTAAGAGGCCTCAATCCAGACTTCTTTACCGCCTTTGCCGAGTCGTCTAAATTGTCCTGTTTGGAATTGGCCAGCCCGGAGCGTATCCCAAAATTCTTTGTAGGTGTCACTTTCTGCGTAAGCAGGTTCTGCAAATAGACTATGGTGCTTCCCTTTGATTTCATCAAGGGTGTATCCCATTGTACTCAGAAAATTGTCATTTGCTGTTAAAATGATTCCATTCGTGTCGAAATGAATAACAGCTTGCGATTTTCCAATGGCTTCAATTTGTCCAAGATGGTCAGCATTTTCAAGCTTTTGTTTTGTAATGTCCGTTGCATATTTGACGATTTTGATGACTTTTCCGTGTGAATTTGTAATGGGATTATAAGAGGCTTCGATCCAGACTTCTTTGCCACCTTTGCCGTATCTTTTGAATTGTGCAACTTGATGCTCACCTCTGCTCAGTTTTTGCCAGAAGTCGTAATATTCAGGGCTGCTTGTATATTGAGGATCAACAAACATGCTGTGATGCTTACCTTTGATTTCATCAAGACTATAGCCCATGACAGATAAAAAGTGCTGATTCGCAGAAATAATTGTACCATTAGGCTCGAAATAGATCACAGCCTGGGATTTTTGAATCGAATCAAGTTCATTTTTATATTGTGAATTTTGAAAAAACATGAGGCGCCTCTTTCGTTGTTTCTCCATTAGTATAATGAAAATAAATTAACCATCTCTTGAGAGAGGTGTTTCTTGCAAATGAAATTAAATAACATATAATTTCATTGCAATTTAACTGTCAATAATTATTAAGGAGAGTCTTGATGTCAGGGGTTCAACAAAGTTTAGTCTATTCAGGTGTAAATGAAGTCAAATCAATTACTTTTACGGCGTTCGAAGTTGACTTCTTCACGGATGCGATTGGCGTAAGACCAAGAGTCTATGGCGCTACTTGTCAAATTAACCTTGATTCTGTGAAAGATATTTCATCCTGGGATAGAGCTTTGGCACAGCCATTCTTTACAAATAGTTATATCTATTTTGTGTCAACTCAAGACCGTGACATGCTACCTTTTGGGTTAAAAGCGATATTTGAATTGCAGTCAGGTTTTTTTGACCAACATGGGATCCCTTTGCTTGAGCTTTTTGCAAAGGGATCCTTTACAGCGGATTATATTGGAAATGCTTTTCAAGCATTATTGCGGATGAAAAGAAAGATGAGCACAAGAGTTCAAGCTTTAGCTTATTTTACAAAAGGCTTATCACATGAATATGGAATAGGTTGTGGTGTTAATAAAATGAAAAGCAAGTATGCATACCGAAAAGCTGCAGATTTGGGTGATGTGCGTGCGTTATTGATGTTTGGTTTTCAGAAGAAAAGCACACAGGAATATGCTCAAGCCAAAGTTTATTTTGAAAAAGCATCAGAGCAGAGATCTGCTGAAGCAATGAATGAATTGGGTGAGTTATATTACTATGGTTTAGGTGTTTCACGAAATTATGATAAAGCGATTGATCTCTTCAAAAAAAGTGCGCTTATGGGTTATCTATTTGCTATTGATAATTTGAGGCAATTGAATGTGGCTTTAGATCTGAGTAATGTTGTTCAATGGACGATAATCCCTCTTGATGATGAGGAAGCTGATGTTGAAATTGAAGCGAGTGATGACGAAGATTTCTTTTCACACATGATGTCTGATGAGACATTGCCTTTTAAAAAGAGGCCGTATTTTCAAGTTGTTACTCGGAGAATAGAGTCTCCCGCTCCAGAAGAATGCACTGATCAAGAGAGTAAAAAACAAAGGATGTGTGCTGACAATTAATCGCTTTTACAATAATTTGATTGTTTTTTCCCAATTTTGCGCAGATTTGTGTATAATAGAATTATGGAAGGGATAAAGCCTCATGGCAGTGCGCAAGAAACAATATTATTATCATCATAAAGATGTGCTCAATGATCAAGAGAGTGCAAAGCCTCGTTTTTGCGATCATCCTAACTGTCAATTAGAAGCTGATTATAGGGCGCCGAAATCGCGCGATTCAATTGATCAGTATTATTGGTTTTGTCTTGACCATGTCAGAGATTATAATAAGGCCTGGGATTATTATAAGGATATGGGGCCCAATGAAATTGAGTCTCACATCCGTTTTGATACAACATGGCAAAGACCAACTTGGCCTTTTGCAAGTGGTCCGCCAAATGAAGTGCAACTGCGTCATCAAATTTTGAATGACGACTTTTTAAGAGATACTTCTCAGTATAAGCCAGCCAACTATCGGTCGGCTTTGCTCTCGAGTACACAGAAGCAGGCTTTTGATTTTTTGAACCTGCACCCTGATCTTTCTTTTGAGAAGGCCAAAAGAAAATATCGCGATTTGGTCAAGAAATATCACCCTGATCGACATCAAGGTGAAGAGAGCAAAGAAGAGATTCTGAAAAAAATTAACGCCGCTTTTGCAATTGTGAAAGCATACTATAACGATCATATGGACTCATCGCGGTAAGGAAAATCAAAATGGATGAAATGGAACCCGATCTTCAAATTCATGTACATCAAACATTTGGGATCCCATCGGATTTGGTTGTTCAAGGGTTTTCGAAAAAAACAGAACATGTGCCGGATATAGATGAGAATTACCATTTTGATAAAAATACGACACTCGCGATTCTGGCGGGCTTTCAGCATAACCGCCGTGTGATGATTCAGGGCTTCCACGGAACAGGGAAATCAACTCATATTGAGCAAGTCGCAGCCAGGCTCAATTGGCCATGTATCAGGATTAATCTTGATAGTCATATCTCTCGGCTTGATTTACTGGGCAAAGACATGATTTGTTTAAAAGAGGGAAAACAAGTGACTGAATTTAAGCCTGGTCTTTTACCTTGGGCGCTTCAGAATCCATGCGCTTTGGTTTTTGATGAATATGATGCCGGCAGGCCCGATGTGATGTTTGTGATTCAGCGTGTTCTGGAGTCAGATGGCAAGCTGACATTGCTCGATCAGAATATGGTTTTGAAAGCTCATCCTTATTTTCGGCTTTTTGCAACGGCCAATACATTAGGGCTTGGGGACGCAACAGGACTTTATCATGGAACACAACAGATCAATCAAGGTCAGATGGATCGCTGGAATATTGTTGCAAGCTTGAATTACTTGGCAAAGGCAGATGAAATTAAAATTATCACATCAAAACTGCCCGTTTTAAGTGATAAAAAGGGCCAGGATTTGGTTGCGCAAATGGTGAGTATGGCTG is part of the Alphaproteobacteria bacterium genome and encodes:
- a CDS encoding NAD(P)H-dependent oxidoreductase; this encodes MSQVIILGSARSSGNTRKAVDDMLSQASIDMIDLNELSIHPFHYDFQHHDDDFIPLIEQLLSYDTWIIATPVYWYSTSTIHKIFLDRLTDLLIHRKDLGRGLRGKKIYVLASYGTSLPDGFVDMFTQICTYLGMEYLGTSFIYSGNENSDLLSLNSEQLTNARKVLGINSSLSE
- a CDS encoding beta-lactamase family protein produces the protein MNRIIISICLLLSFVVTATQSFAETFNINDIQYLITEIEEEAAELAGGAVAIISNDQVVYKKTFGHTKAGGAPIDENTLFALASVSKPIVSTSLAALADKGKVKFDDQIAINGLNLPLKSVLSHTTGYRVRGDADIEKGVSRKTLLGLLNKDTPKSGTSYSYSNTVYSLTEDYAQSKGYNMNELMSGLNIGSTVLPAKSNNLALPHGADKTKLNFPSNYQKIVPASAGVFASLNGMIEFVQIISGNRPNVVSQKTLAQLFTPVAQADDVFTWNILPFKNQDVNSSYCLGWRKVSLKSDAKSALVFHSGRINGATAFVGIIPDSKIGIVIMANQTSSFPLRNGLKIWKEVVLAHQ
- a CDS encoding GNAT family N-acetyltransferase; protein product: MITLTFKPLSESHFPLLLKWLEAPHVKKWWDRGIAYTLDLVTEKYGDYVKGYKAVDGAQKPIEAFVICANNVPVGYIQIYNAYDFPRYKSLTGLPEKLGAIDLFIGEEKYLGQNIGSQAISQFSQQNANRFSHIFVDPDVHNIAAIRTYEKAGFKKISIQQEPDTIWMILKSDLTKRGLIS
- a CDS encoding aminoglycoside phosphotransferase family protein, with translation MPTPELVQKLISEQFPQYAHLPISEVERQGHDNYTYRLGEEMLVRLPSAVCYAEKIAIEYDLLPKLAKHLSFKIPSPLKIGAPSSDFPYAFSLYKWLTGKSLNLLALNESENEQLASDLAQFLKELQAITDVSGPLPGQHNFWRGDHISVYDKDFRAQIAKLADIIDGDKAMDLWERACATKWEKAPVWIHGDFAIGNFLIEKGKLSAVIDFGGVAIGDPACDLVIAWTYFSGKARSIFINENEQDPDTWLRARAWALWKATFELCELNDHQGRGAALQMTIIDNVMNA
- a CDS encoding leucine-rich repeat domain-containing protein — encoded protein: MSAIEMNPEVLTAEEFVALCPKETVRSVYVSMKVLGPIKGLLCHRCKADIYKYLLAFDDWCPEVHDQELKSRRVYRDISNVRKCFEGEAGQYWASKSQMAEVYPHFKAYVSGLIQEEEQAYLNMRTIDVTIENIPYILSNMLHTYEEGFYPIQHSHRIYLDQLSFDYFLRKSADVIPQVEEVSKWDPEANEIKKYRRIRHPVFLFKKHFKAFEEARHHALSVLGLSRDQMNEKNAEFIEIYQEFRREIQRTDRQAIHFSFHDKNLILLPPEVYELDKLETLDLSENHLASLPPGISALQNLRSIDLRGSHLLFLPVGELCTLKQLKTIYVCEPQGFVSMMPPIYSQKLRDAGIELIAAGLMMSAIKF
- a CDS encoding PAS domain-containing methyl-accepting chemotaxis protein — encoded protein: MFFQNSQYKNELDSIQKSQAVIYFEPNGTIISANQHFLSVMGYSLDEIKGKHHSMFVDPQYTSSPEYYDFWQKLSRGEHQVAQFKRYGKGGKEVWIEASYNPITNSHGKVIKIVKYATDITKQKLENADHLGQIEAIGKSQAVIHFDTNGIILTANDNFLSTMGYTLDEIKGKHHSLFAEPAYAESDTYKEFWDTLRAGQFQTGQFRRLGKGGKEVWIEASYNPILDMDGKPFKIVKYATDITKQKFQDADYSGQINAADKSQAVIHFHLDGTIIKANKNFLDAMGYTLEDIQGKHHRIFTEPAYAQSDAYKEFWAKLNAGEYQSGEYKRIGKNGREVWIIASYNPILDMNGRPFKVVKFATDITGQMSARIDSRNLTSQMHETIQAVAGAAEEMTASVAEISSNMSTSNNAVTDIAHKIQETNDIMLSLQNTTKSMETVVDMIRNIAGQVNLLALNATIEASRAGDAGKGFAVVASEVKNLANEVSKATDDIAGKISILQDMSTQAAESAASVNQATGAVKQSVGAVASAIEEQSAVTREIASNMQQASNGVDNLNKCIQKLSSAA
- a CDS encoding sel1 repeat family protein; the encoded protein is MSGVQQSLVYSGVNEVKSITFTAFEVDFFTDAIGVRPRVYGATCQINLDSVKDISSWDRALAQPFFTNSYIYFVSTQDRDMLPFGLKAIFELQSGFFDQHGIPLLELFAKGSFTADYIGNAFQALLRMKRKMSTRVQALAYFTKGLSHEYGIGCGVNKMKSKYAYRKAADLGDVRALLMFGFQKKSTQEYAQAKVYFEKASEQRSAEAMNELGELYYYGLGVSRNYDKAIDLFKKSALMGYLFAIDNLRQLNVALDLSNVVQWTIIPLDDEEADVEIEASDDEDFFSHMMSDETLPFKKRPYFQVVTRRIESPAPEECTDQESKKQRMCADN
- a CDS encoding J domain-containing protein codes for the protein MAVRKKQYYYHHKDVLNDQESAKPRFCDHPNCQLEADYRAPKSRDSIDQYYWFCLDHVRDYNKAWDYYKDMGPNEIESHIRFDTTWQRPTWPFASGPPNEVQLRHQILNDDFLRDTSQYKPANYRSALLSSTQKQAFDFLNLHPDLSFEKAKRKYRDLVKKYHPDRHQGEESKEEILKKINAAFAIVKAYYNDHMDSSR
- a CDS encoding AAA family ATPase — its product is MDEMEPDLQIHVHQTFGIPSDLVVQGFSKKTEHVPDIDENYHFDKNTTLAILAGFQHNRRVMIQGFHGTGKSTHIEQVAARLNWPCIRINLDSHISRLDLLGKDMICLKEGKQVTEFKPGLLPWALQNPCALVFDEYDAGRPDVMFVIQRVLESDGKLTLLDQNMVLKAHPYFRLFATANTLGLGDATGLYHGTQQINQGQMDRWNIVASLNYLAKADEIKIITSKLPVLSDKKGQDLVAQMVSMAELTRFGFANGDLSTIMSPRTVLSWAENYIIFQDVDFAFRTAFFNKCDESERVIVAEYYQRCFGKDLALE